In one window of Haloterrigena salifodinae DNA:
- a CDS encoding AAA family ATPase yields MDAPLWTDTHAPELAELPQDDAREYLQRAVDEPINLLLQGPPGSGKTAAARALTRDAHGVSESSRDDSEARRTSSGGGPDNDLIEINVADFFGRTKTEIKNDPRFAQFLVGRSSMSKRDMINHVLKESASYASVSGDYKTVLLDNAEDVREDFQQALRRIMEQHHRTTQFIIATRQPTKLIPPIRSRCFPVPIRAPTSEETVAVLERIVEAEDVTYDADGLEFVAGYANGNLRQAILAAQTTVEDEGELTMQAAYETIGEVGLEDEIEGMLDDAEAGDFMDARKTLDDLLVDEGLDGGEVLDSILGVARKRYQGERLARIHQLAADIEFEMQEGSSDRIHVSHLLAELGRDA; encoded by the coding sequence ATGGACGCGCCGCTGTGGACCGACACCCACGCGCCCGAGCTGGCCGAGTTGCCCCAGGACGACGCCCGCGAGTACCTCCAGCGGGCCGTCGACGAGCCGATCAACCTCCTCCTGCAGGGCCCGCCCGGCAGCGGGAAGACGGCGGCGGCACGTGCGCTCACTCGAGACGCACACGGGGTTTCCGAATCGTCGCGCGACGATTCGGAAGCACGCCGGACCTCGTCCGGCGGTGGTCCGGACAACGACCTGATCGAAATCAACGTCGCCGACTTCTTCGGGCGGACGAAGACCGAGATCAAGAACGATCCCCGGTTCGCCCAGTTCCTCGTCGGTCGCTCCTCGATGTCCAAACGAGACATGATCAACCACGTCCTCAAGGAGTCGGCGAGCTACGCCTCGGTCTCCGGCGACTACAAGACGGTCCTCCTGGACAACGCCGAGGACGTCCGCGAGGACTTCCAGCAGGCGCTGCGCCGGATCATGGAGCAACACCACCGGACGACGCAGTTTATCATCGCCACCCGCCAGCCCACGAAGCTCATCCCGCCGATCCGCTCGCGGTGTTTCCCCGTTCCCATCCGCGCGCCGACGAGCGAGGAGACCGTCGCCGTCTTGGAGCGGATCGTCGAGGCAGAGGACGTTACGTACGACGCGGACGGCCTCGAGTTCGTCGCTGGCTACGCGAACGGCAACCTCCGGCAGGCGATCCTGGCGGCCCAGACCACCGTCGAGGACGAGGGCGAACTCACGATGCAGGCGGCCTACGAGACCATCGGCGAGGTCGGCCTCGAGGACGAGATCGAGGGGATGCTAGACGACGCCGAAGCCGGCGACTTCATGGACGCCCGCAAGACCTTAGACGACCTGCTGGTCGACGAGGGGTTGGACGGCGGCGAGGTCCTCGATTCGATCCTCGGCGTCGCGCGCAAGCGGTATCAGGGCGAGCGGCTGGCCCGCATCCACCAGTTGGCCGCTGACATCGAGTTTGAGATGCAGGAGGGATCGAGCGACCGCATTCACGTCTCGCACCTGCTCGCCGAACTCGGACGGGACGCATAG
- a CDS encoding acyl-CoA thioesterase: MPTVLDTYIKNRYRVQPNHANNNETLHGGNLMKWLDEIGAMSAMRFAGETCVTARVNELDFERPIGIGDTAMVEAFVYDAGRRSVHVGLRAWREEPRTGETERTTESSFTFVAIDESGSPVPVPELTVDSERGRELRDRMLEADDGADGDD; the protein is encoded by the coding sequence ATGCCCACCGTACTCGACACGTACATCAAGAACCGCTACCGAGTGCAGCCGAACCACGCGAACAACAACGAGACGCTCCACGGCGGCAACCTCATGAAGTGGCTCGACGAAATCGGCGCGATGTCGGCGATGCGATTCGCCGGCGAGACCTGCGTCACCGCCCGGGTGAACGAACTCGACTTCGAGCGCCCGATCGGGATCGGCGACACCGCGATGGTCGAGGCCTTCGTCTACGACGCGGGCCGTCGGAGCGTCCACGTCGGACTGCGCGCTTGGCGAGAAGAACCCAGAACCGGTGAGACCGAGCGGACGACCGAGTCGTCGTTCACCTTCGTCGCGATCGACGAGAGCGGGTCGCCGGTTCCGGTACCGGAGCTAACGGTCGATTCCGAACGCGGTCGAGAACTCCGGGATCGAATGCTCGAGGCCGACGACGGTGCCGACGGCGACGACTGA
- a CDS encoding hemolysin family protein: protein MALSLSPAVVAAAYEVPVVGLEFDESMVTILGSVAVLLLIALSAFFSSSEIAMFNLPKHRLEGMVEDGVPGAKLVKSLKNDPHRLLVTILVGNNIVNIAMSSIATAILSLHFGGLVGVLLATFGITALVLLFGESVPKSYAVENADTWSVRIARPLKATEYFLFPLIVLFDYLTRQVNRLIGSTGAIESPYVTRDEIQEMIESGEREGVLEEEEHEMLQRIFRFNNTIVKEVMTPRLDMTAVPKDAGIDEAIETCIQSGHARVPVYEGSLDNVLGVVHIRDLVRDLNYGETKADDLEIEDLIQPTLHVPESKNVDELLTEMRENRMHMAIVIDEFGTTEGLVTVEDMIEEIVGEILKSGEDEPIEQLDDRTVIVRGEVNIEDVNEALEIDLPEGEEFETIAGFIFNRAGRLVEEGEEITYDGVRITVETVENTRIMKARLRKLEQQPEPSEELPDEAESDEESVPTE, encoded by the coding sequence ATGGCGTTATCTCTGTCGCCCGCGGTCGTAGCCGCCGCCTACGAGGTTCCAGTCGTGGGTCTCGAGTTCGACGAGTCGATGGTGACGATTCTCGGCAGCGTCGCCGTCCTCCTGCTTATCGCGCTCTCTGCGTTCTTCTCCTCCTCGGAGATCGCGATGTTCAACCTGCCGAAACACCGCCTCGAGGGGATGGTCGAGGACGGCGTCCCGGGCGCTAAACTGGTCAAATCCCTCAAGAACGATCCCCACCGGCTCCTCGTGACGATCCTCGTCGGCAACAACATCGTCAACATCGCGATGTCCTCGATCGCGACCGCGATTCTATCGCTGCACTTCGGCGGCCTGGTCGGCGTTCTGCTGGCGACGTTCGGGATCACTGCCCTCGTCCTCCTGTTCGGCGAGAGCGTGCCCAAATCCTACGCCGTCGAGAACGCCGACACGTGGTCGGTCCGAATCGCCAGACCGCTGAAGGCGACGGAGTACTTCCTGTTCCCGCTGATCGTCCTCTTCGACTACCTCACTCGACAGGTCAACAGACTCATCGGCTCGACCGGTGCGATCGAGTCGCCCTACGTCACCCGCGACGAGATCCAGGAGATGATCGAGTCCGGCGAGCGCGAGGGCGTCTTGGAGGAGGAAGAACACGAGATGCTCCAGCGGATCTTCCGCTTTAACAACACCATCGTCAAGGAGGTCATGACCCCGCGCCTCGACATGACCGCGGTCCCCAAGGACGCCGGCATCGACGAGGCCATCGAGACCTGTATCCAGAGCGGCCACGCCCGCGTGCCGGTCTACGAGGGCAGCCTCGACAACGTCCTCGGCGTCGTCCACATTCGCGACCTCGTCCGCGATCTCAACTACGGCGAGACGAAGGCCGACGACCTCGAAATCGAGGATCTCATCCAGCCGACGCTGCACGTCCCAGAGTCAAAGAACGTCGACGAACTGCTGACCGAGATGCGGGAAAACCGGATGCACATGGCGATCGTCATCGACGAGTTCGGCACTACCGAGGGGCTGGTCACCGTCGAGGACATGATCGAGGAGATCGTCGGCGAGATCTTGAAATCCGGCGAGGACGAACCGATCGAACAGCTCGACGACCGCACCGTCATCGTCCGCGGTGAGGTCAACATCGAGGACGTCAACGAGGCCTTAGAGATCGACCTCCCCGAGGGCGAGGAGTTCGAGACCATCGCCGGCTTCATCTTCAACCGCGCGGGCCGACTCGTCGAGGAGGGCGAGGAGATCACCTACGACGGCGTCCGGATCACCGTCGAGACCGTCGAGAACACCCGCATCATGAAAGCCAGACTGCGGAAACTCGAGCAGCAACCAGAACCCTCCGAGGAGCTGCCGGACGAAGCGGAGTCCGACGAGGAGTCGGTCCCCACGGAGTAA
- a CDS encoding glutathione S-transferase N-terminal domain-containing protein, which produces MEASASAASNAPITFYRLQACPYCERVARLLNEYDLEYQSRFVEPMHSRRDVVKRVAGVRTVPVVVDENTGVTMAESANIVDYLESTYGEGQTAGGDD; this is translated from the coding sequence ATGGAAGCGTCCGCCAGCGCAGCGAGCAACGCGCCGATCACGTTCTACCGGCTACAGGCGTGTCCGTACTGCGAACGCGTCGCTCGGCTGCTCAACGAGTACGATCTGGAGTACCAGTCGCGGTTCGTCGAACCGATGCACTCGCGGCGCGACGTCGTCAAACGGGTCGCCGGCGTCCGCACCGTCCCCGTCGTCGTCGACGAGAACACCGGCGTCACGATGGCCGAGAGCGCTAACATCGTCGACTACCTCGAGTCGACCTACGGCGAGGGGCAGACGGCAGGGGGTGACGACTGA
- a CDS encoding redoxin domain-containing protein translates to MPDFEVTDLGPADHLEAGEEVPDVTRPLVTDEFWEDRSLSDVAADEGRTILVCTPMIGSFAAKYIYDELDERGWFDRADRIVGLTASTPYAVSSFLDDNELPFAVFADPANDIADSLGIANDLDGMEGISEPRVAVFGLEPDLTIDSAWVSTEWPEFPPYDELESELGLE, encoded by the coding sequence ATGCCGGACTTCGAGGTCACCGATCTCGGTCCCGCCGACCACCTCGAGGCGGGCGAGGAGGTTCCCGACGTCACGCGCCCGCTGGTCACCGACGAGTTCTGGGAAGACCGAAGCCTTTCCGACGTCGCCGCCGACGAAGGCCGCACGATCCTCGTCTGCACGCCGATGATCGGCTCCTTCGCCGCGAAGTACATCTACGACGAACTCGACGAGCGGGGCTGGTTCGACCGCGCCGACCGAATCGTCGGCCTCACGGCGTCGACGCCGTACGCGGTCTCCTCGTTCCTCGACGACAACGAGTTGCCGTTTGCGGTCTTCGCCGACCCGGCCAACGACATCGCCGACTCCCTGGGTATCGCCAACGACCTCGACGGGATGGAAGGGATCTCCGAACCCCGCGTCGCCGTCTTCGGCCTCGAGCCGGATCTGACGATCGACAGTGCCTGGGTGTCGACCGAGTGGCCCGAGTTCCCGCCGTACGACGAGCTCGAGTCCGAACTAGGCCTCGAGTAG
- a CDS encoding L-threonylcarbamoyladenylate synthase: MNDDALERAARAIRAGELVVYPTETVYGLGADGLDADAVERVFEAKGRDRSKPISVAVPTFETALEEDYVRASDRERAFADEFLPGPVTLLCERTEALPDVLTAGRERVGIRVPDCEPALAFLERAERPVTATSANVSGEPSARQVKDIGQRVLDEAVVLEADDLYESIDETVPSTVVDLEAGTIHRRGALADEIEAWLEAN; the protein is encoded by the coding sequence ATGAACGACGACGCCCTCGAGCGCGCCGCGCGGGCGATCCGCGCGGGCGAACTGGTGGTGTACCCGACCGAGACGGTCTACGGACTCGGTGCCGACGGACTCGACGCCGACGCCGTTGAACGCGTCTTCGAGGCCAAGGGACGGGATCGGTCGAAACCGATCTCTGTCGCCGTCCCGACGTTCGAGACGGCCCTCGAGGAGGACTACGTCCGCGCGAGCGACCGCGAACGCGCGTTCGCCGACGAGTTCCTTCCGGGTCCCGTGACGCTGCTCTGCGAGCGCACCGAGGCCCTCCCGGACGTCCTCACGGCCGGCCGCGAACGAGTCGGTATCCGGGTCCCCGACTGCGAACCGGCGCTCGCGTTCCTCGAGCGCGCCGAGCGGCCGGTCACCGCCACGAGCGCCAACGTCAGCGGGGAGCCGAGCGCCCGGCAAGTCAAGGATATCGGCCAACGGGTGCTCGACGAGGCGGTGGTCCTCGAGGCCGACGACCTGTACGAATCGATCGACGAGACGGTCCCGAGCACCGTCGTCGACCTTGAGGCGGGGACGATCCACCGCCGCGGGGCGCTGGCCGACGAGATCGAGGCGTGGCTCGAAGCGAACTGA
- a CDS encoding CRISPR-associated protein Cas4: MSRALVPFSDLRTAAYCARKCYYQRTDDDVDREPPPSVERIRDLERRYEALLEAPAGTLEAEPIAVEPVQYRKRLGATRDRLAEGGTWERLRDPNERNVYAVGKDCHGVIHKVLDAPLEPVLISAGKPPERGVWESQSVHAVAAAKALAWEHERKIDRAWVEYPAYGVVRSLELTTRRKARYRRALRTVWDLDGPPARTTNRSKCESCEFAAQCGVRTRTLRSLLPGFGSE; encoded by the coding sequence GTGTCTCGAGCCCTCGTTCCCTTCAGCGACCTGCGGACGGCTGCCTACTGCGCTCGGAAGTGCTACTACCAGCGGACCGACGACGACGTCGACCGCGAGCCGCCGCCGTCGGTCGAGCGAATTCGGGACCTCGAGCGACGGTACGAGGCTCTGCTCGAGGCGCCGGCGGGGACGCTCGAGGCCGAACCGATCGCCGTCGAACCCGTGCAGTATCGCAAGCGCCTCGGTGCGACTCGCGACCGTCTCGCCGAGGGCGGCACCTGGGAGCGGTTGCGCGACCCGAACGAACGGAACGTCTACGCCGTCGGGAAGGACTGTCACGGCGTCATCCACAAGGTGCTCGACGCGCCGCTCGAGCCGGTCCTGATTTCGGCCGGGAAGCCGCCTGAACGGGGCGTCTGGGAGTCCCAGTCGGTCCACGCCGTCGCGGCCGCGAAGGCGCTGGCCTGGGAACACGAACGGAAAATCGATCGCGCGTGGGTCGAGTACCCCGCTTACGGCGTCGTTCGCTCCCTCGAGTTGACGACGCGGCGCAAGGCCCGCTATCGACGCGCGCTCCGGACGGTGTGGGACCTCGACGGTCCGCCGGCCCGCACGACGAACCGCTCGAAGTGCGAGTCCTGCGAGTTCGCCGCCCAGTGTGGCGTCCGGACCCGAACCCTGCGCTCACTGTTACCCGGATTCGGTTCGGAATGA
- a CDS encoding conditioned medium-induced protein 4, translating to MNDKTEELREIFTDVTDGEETVTESQENSRGSLERDDRSDEERLESVVQQMRERYAFETPLTDDELIAVARGFYDGEDDADIAADLDVDEETVFEARMSLHLVGEDDADEVDLAAIRDREEDDATLADEYDVSEPQIRRYRRVAAAEDESRAANDRYRDEFDSILADAELSERLTTDVREDGLEDATEGMETDVEF from the coding sequence ATGAACGACAAAACCGAGGAACTCCGCGAAATCTTCACCGACGTCACCGACGGCGAGGAAACCGTCACCGAATCCCAGGAGAACTCCCGCGGCTCGCTCGAGCGCGACGACCGATCGGACGAAGAGCGCCTCGAGAGCGTCGTCCAGCAGATGCGCGAGCGCTACGCGTTCGAGACGCCGCTAACGGACGACGAACTCATCGCGGTCGCACGGGGCTTCTACGACGGCGAGGACGACGCCGACATCGCTGCTGACCTCGACGTCGACGAGGAGACGGTCTTCGAGGCCCGCATGTCGCTGCACCTCGTGGGCGAGGACGACGCCGACGAGGTCGACCTCGCGGCGATCCGCGACCGGGAGGAGGACGACGCCACGCTCGCCGACGAGTACGACGTCAGCGAGCCCCAGATCCGACGCTACCGCCGCGTCGCCGCCGCCGAGGACGAATCCCGCGCCGCCAACGACCGCTACCGCGACGAGTTCGACAGCATCCTCGCCGACGCCGAACTCTCGGAACGCTTGACCACCGACGTCCGCGAGGACGGCCTCGAGGACGCCACCGAAGGGATGGAGACGGACGTGGAGTTCTAG
- a CDS encoding (Fe-S)-binding protein → MNALAQSEVSRETYLGIGGVEYVLFYFLVSVTLAVFAYGVYRRFSRYTEGDDDPFDRIDELPGRIVSAAKIVVTNEKQFNRDLYGGLMHSFILWGFLTLFIATSIIAAEQYGTELLLGLTFWEGDFYLTYQFIVDAMGLLFVVGIGMALYRRYWVQNHRLWGRHTSNEDDVFIWTLFGLGVGGFLLEGFRIYISGMPSHEVVSFVGYGLAMAFDTIGLPTTGAVLEGGALNPDYAAVEQLGFNAETLHWLTWWSHSLLALFFIAWIPHAGKPFHMLSSFANVVTRDEKAGRRLPNVPSDLDATNAESIDDFTWKEILDQDACTKCGRCSSVCPAKASSRPLDPRDVILDLRKYREELDAGGEEKPIIADGGTSVINTETMESCMACMACMDACPVEIEHLQSFTRLQRQMTDQGDVSPSMQDVFQNVMQNGNTFGDSPRNRGDWSDDLEFDVPDAREEEVDYLWYVGDFPSYDERNKQVARSLATILKEADVSFGILFDDEKYDGNDIRRVGEELLYVELAGHHVETWEDCEFDNIVCTDPHSYNTFKNEYPELNFDEFADDPMMPFEYDEQWNDDGEIEVYHWTQAVEELVNEGKLDLNGTELDYTVTYHDPCHLGRYNDEYEAPRELIRATGCELDEMPRNRDNSFCCGGGGGGLWMDFEEEPKPSEERIREALEDTDNGPGVEKFVVACPMCMTMYEDGRKTGGYEDEIEIVDVAELIVEAIGAEEEADLEIAAD, encoded by the coding sequence ATGAACGCCTTAGCACAGTCGGAGGTGAGCAGGGAAACCTACCTGGGAATCGGCGGCGTGGAATACGTGCTGTTCTATTTCCTGGTCTCGGTGACCCTCGCCGTCTTCGCCTACGGCGTCTACCGGCGGTTCAGTCGGTACACCGAGGGCGACGACGATCCCTTCGATCGGATCGACGAACTGCCGGGTCGAATTGTCAGCGCGGCAAAGATCGTCGTCACGAACGAGAAACAGTTCAACAGGGATCTCTACGGCGGGCTGATGCACTCGTTTATCCTCTGGGGGTTCCTGACGCTGTTCATCGCGACGTCGATCATCGCCGCCGAACAGTACGGAACCGAACTGCTCCTCGGGTTGACGTTCTGGGAAGGGGACTTCTATCTCACCTACCAGTTCATCGTCGACGCGATGGGGCTGCTCTTCGTCGTCGGGATCGGAATGGCCCTCTACCGACGCTACTGGGTCCAGAACCACCGTCTCTGGGGCCGTCATACCTCCAACGAGGACGACGTCTTCATCTGGACGCTGTTCGGCCTCGGCGTCGGCGGCTTCCTCCTCGAGGGCTTTCGTATCTACATCAGCGGGATGCCGAGCCACGAGGTCGTCAGTTTCGTCGGCTACGGGCTGGCGATGGCATTCGACACGATCGGCCTGCCGACGACCGGAGCGGTCCTGGAGGGCGGCGCGCTCAATCCCGACTACGCCGCGGTCGAGCAACTCGGCTTCAACGCCGAGACACTCCACTGGCTGACGTGGTGGTCCCACTCGCTGCTGGCGCTCTTCTTCATCGCGTGGATCCCCCACGCTGGGAAGCCGTTCCACATGCTCTCGTCGTTCGCGAACGTCGTCACGCGCGACGAGAAGGCCGGTCGACGCCTCCCCAACGTCCCGTCGGATCTGGATGCAACGAACGCCGAGTCCATCGACGACTTCACCTGGAAGGAAATCCTCGATCAGGACGCCTGTACCAAGTGCGGTCGCTGTTCGTCGGTCTGTCCCGCGAAGGCCTCCAGCCGTCCGCTCGACCCTCGAGACGTCATCCTTGACCTCCGCAAGTATCGCGAGGAACTGGACGCCGGCGGCGAGGAGAAGCCGATCATCGCCGACGGAGGGACGAGCGTGATCAACACGGAGACAATGGAGTCCTGCATGGCCTGTATGGCCTGCATGGACGCCTGTCCCGTCGAGATCGAGCACCTCCAGTCCTTCACCAGACTCCAGCGGCAGATGACCGATCAGGGCGACGTCTCACCCAGCATGCAGGACGTCTTCCAGAACGTCATGCAGAACGGCAACACCTTCGGCGACTCGCCACGCAACCGGGGCGACTGGAGCGACGACCTCGAGTTCGATGTTCCGGACGCTCGCGAGGAGGAAGTCGACTACCTCTGGTACGTCGGGGACTTCCCGAGCTACGACGAGCGCAACAAGCAGGTCGCCCGCTCGCTGGCGACCATCCTGAAGGAAGCCGACGTCAGCTTCGGGATCCTCTTCGACGACGAGAAGTACGACGGCAACGATATCCGCCGCGTCGGCGAGGAACTGCTCTACGTCGAACTCGCCGGACACCACGTCGAAACGTGGGAAGACTGCGAGTTCGACAACATCGTCTGTACGGATCCCCACTCCTACAACACGTTCAAGAACGAGTATCCGGAACTCAACTTCGACGAGTTCGCCGACGATCCGATGATGCCCTTCGAGTACGACGAGCAGTGGAACGACGACGGCGAAATCGAGGTCTACCACTGGACCCAGGCCGTCGAAGAACTGGTCAACGAGGGTAAGCTCGACCTGAACGGCACCGAACTCGATTACACGGTCACCTACCACGACCCGTGCCATCTTGGCCGGTACAACGACGAGTACGAGGCCCCACGGGAACTCATCCGGGCGACAGGCTGCGAACTCGACGAAATGCCCCGCAATCGCGACAACTCCTTCTGTTGTGGCGGCGGCGGCGGCGGCCTCTGGATGGACTTCGAAGAGGAACCGAAGCCGAGCGAAGAACGAATTCGGGAGGCCCTCGAGGACACTGACAACGGCCCCGGCGTCGAGAAGTTTGTCGTCGCCTGCCCGATGTGCATGACGATGTACGAGGACGGCCGCAAGACCGGCGGCTACGAGGACGAGATCGAGATCGTCGACGTCGCCGAACTCATCGTCGAAGCCATCGGCGCCGAAGAGGAAGCGGACCTCGAGATCGCGGCGGACTGA
- a CDS encoding type 1 glutamine amidotransferase codes for MDQLRIAVLNAAHRDENTTRNFRRELDASLAEFDATEGEVPDGFDYDGAVVTGSRSSVYWDDEWMQPIKEWVGDAIDRGMPFFGVCWGHQLLADVLGGTVEDMGAYEVGYSEIEHYGNSRLFDDIDEEFTAFTSHSDEVSELPPGADPLAENHYSNHGFRKDRVFGVQFHPEYDAKTARELVHRKDLSDDRRQSVLEEITEENYQKACEAKLVFDNFLEFAREVRTENVAVAAECEDATATVGRSD; via the coding sequence ATGGATCAGCTTCGTATTGCCGTCCTGAACGCAGCTCACCGGGACGAGAACACGACGCGGAACTTCCGGCGCGAACTCGACGCATCGCTCGCGGAGTTCGACGCCACCGAGGGCGAGGTTCCGGACGGGTTCGACTACGACGGCGCCGTCGTCACGGGCTCGCGATCGTCGGTGTACTGGGATGACGAGTGGATGCAGCCGATCAAGGAGTGGGTCGGCGACGCGATCGACCGTGGGATGCCGTTCTTCGGCGTCTGTTGGGGCCACCAGCTGCTGGCAGACGTCCTCGGCGGCACCGTCGAAGACATGGGTGCCTACGAGGTCGGCTATAGCGAGATCGAGCACTACGGGAACTCGCGGCTCTTCGACGACATCGACGAGGAGTTCACCGCCTTCACCAGCCACTCCGACGAGGTCTCGGAACTGCCGCCCGGCGCCGACCCCCTCGCGGAGAACCACTACTCCAACCACGGCTTCCGCAAGGATCGAGTCTTCGGTGTCCAGTTCCACCCCGAGTACGACGCCAAGACCGCCCGCGAACTCGTCCACCGCAAGGACCTCTCCGACGACCGCCGGCAGTCGGTCCTTGAGGAGATCACCGAGGAGAACTACCAGAAAGCCTGCGAGGCCAAGTTAGTGTTCGACAACTTCCTTGAGTTTGCCCGCGAGGTGCGGACCGAGAACGTCGCCGTTGCAGCCGAGTGCGAGGACGCGACGGCGACGGTCGGTCGCTCCGACTGA
- a CDS encoding class I adenylate-forming enzyme family protein encodes MAVPFVTLSLARRAERFPERTAVVDISEERLYAPAETIHENRVSYGELSAMATRTAEHLAALGIEAGDVVCLLTRNRVASLAVLFACRRLGATFFPVSHWLTPASVERPFDEIEPDLVVSEAAQRDLVRSIPFDRSETLEELAEADRDTVPDPDERDRESETDAPLLLLHGGDGRPIAGYSASALEWNCISALVAWGLSSADVVPLTPPLSSPDGLVRVALSTLYVGGTLLLDRAFDPGDTLTAIAEEEATLLAGRETAIRDLAAESGFDDAVDSLDRVIVEGAVDDDTLEAYREQGIPVARAAGRLECPTAFSQSFAVETDVDIGGTSTVADGVGTPVPDCRARLVDESGTVLEGATEGRLELSGPVVADGYVSAAGTDDENWYASAEVQSDDYDESGDRGRFADGWFETDDRYRRDEDGIYRPQ; translated from the coding sequence GTGGCAGTCCCGTTCGTGACGCTCTCGCTGGCACGTCGGGCCGAACGGTTTCCGGAACGGACGGCGGTCGTCGATATCTCCGAGGAGCGGCTGTACGCCCCCGCGGAGACAATCCACGAGAACCGCGTCTCCTACGGCGAACTCTCGGCGATGGCGACGCGGACGGCCGAGCACCTCGCCGCGCTGGGGATCGAAGCCGGCGACGTCGTCTGTCTCCTCACGCGCAACCGCGTCGCGTCGCTCGCCGTCCTGTTCGCCTGTCGGCGCCTCGGTGCCACCTTCTTCCCGGTCTCTCACTGGCTCACTCCTGCGTCAGTCGAGCGGCCGTTCGACGAGATCGAGCCCGATCTCGTCGTCTCCGAGGCGGCCCAGCGCGACCTCGTTCGCTCGATCCCGTTCGATCGGTCGGAGACCCTCGAGGAACTCGCCGAGGCCGACCGAGACACCGTCCCCGATCCGGACGAGCGCGACCGCGAGTCCGAGACTGACGCCCCGCTCTTGCTCCTCCACGGCGGCGACGGGCGACCGATCGCCGGCTACTCGGCGTCCGCGCTCGAGTGGAACTGCATCTCGGCGCTTGTCGCGTGGGGACTTTCGAGCGCCGACGTCGTTCCGCTGACGCCGCCGCTCTCGAGTCCCGACGGGCTCGTCCGCGTCGCGCTGTCGACGCTGTACGTCGGCGGCACCCTGCTGCTCGACCGAGCGTTTGATCCCGGCGATACCCTGACCGCGATCGCCGAGGAGGAGGCGACGCTCCTCGCGGGCCGCGAGACGGCGATTCGAGACCTCGCCGCCGAGTCGGGGTTCGACGACGCGGTCGACTCGCTCGATCGCGTGATCGTCGAGGGAGCGGTGGACGACGACACGCTCGAGGCCTATCGCGAGCAGGGGATCCCGGTCGCGCGCGCGGCGGGCCGTCTCGAGTGCCCGACGGCGTTCTCCCAGTCGTTCGCTGTCGAGACAGACGTCGACATCGGCGGCACCTCAACCGTCGCGGACGGCGTCGGCACGCCTGTGCCGGACTGTCGCGCGCGACTGGTCGACGAGTCGGGAACCGTCCTCGAGGGGGCGACCGAGGGCCGACTCGAACTGTCCGGTCCGGTCGTGGCCGACGGCTACGTAAGCGCTGCCGGGACCGACGACGAGAACTGGTACGCCTCGGCCGAGGTGCAAAGCGACGACTACGACGAGTCCGGCGACCGCGGCCGGTTCGCCGACGGCTGGTTCGAGACGGACGATCGGTACCGCCGCGACGAGGACGGCATCTATCGGCCGCAGTGA
- a CDS encoding alpha/beta fold hydrolase, with protein sequence MPTASNDGVSLYYDRAGEGDPVVFVPEAGLGGWCWGWQHAAVAGPYEAVVWDLRGTGRSDAPDGPYTLEMLAADLEAVLSECEIRSAHLVGCGLGGAVALEAARTSSRVATLTLFGTALRGEQFDLEPLFAPPDDREALADSLEAGLSAEFLESQPADVREGIVDWRADGDADRAGWEAQVAALEGFDATEWLVEVTQPTQVIHGGADELVSPSAGRALADGLPRGEFVALEDAGHLAFIERSRTVNDQVLGFLEAHTDDE encoded by the coding sequence ATGCCGACCGCATCGAACGATGGCGTCTCGCTGTACTACGACCGCGCTGGCGAGGGCGACCCAGTGGTCTTCGTCCCCGAAGCCGGCCTCGGCGGCTGGTGCTGGGGTTGGCAACACGCCGCCGTCGCCGGCCCGTACGAGGCCGTCGTCTGGGACCTCCGGGGCACCGGCCGCTCGGACGCTCCCGACGGGCCCTATACCCTCGAGATGCTCGCCGCTGACCTCGAGGCCGTCCTCTCGGAGTGCGAGATTCGCAGCGCCCACCTCGTCGGCTGCGGGCTCGGCGGGGCCGTCGCCCTCGAGGCAGCCCGGACCTCGAGTCGGGTCGCGACGCTGACGCTCTTCGGTACCGCACTAAGGGGGGAGCAGTTCGACCTCGAGCCGCTGTTCGCGCCGCCGGACGACCGCGAGGCGCTGGCTGACTCGCTCGAGGCGGGCCTCTCAGCCGAGTTCCTCGAGAGCCAGCCCGCCGACGTCCGCGAGGGAATCGTTGACTGGCGGGCCGACGGCGACGCCGACCGAGCGGGCTGGGAGGCACAGGTCGCGGCCCTCGAGGGGTTCGACGCGACCGAGTGGCTCGTCGAGGTGACCCAGCCGACGCAGGTGATACACGGCGGCGCGGACGAACTGGTGTCCCCGTCGGCTGGCCGAGCGCTGGCAGACGGATTACCTCGAGGGGAGTTCGTCGCCCTCGAGGACGCCGGCCACCTGGCGTTTATCGAGCGCTCGCGGACGGTTAACGATCAGGTGCTCGGCTTCCTCGAGGCCCACACCGACGACGAATAG